A genomic region of Bactrocera dorsalis isolate Fly_Bdor chromosome 3, ASM2337382v1, whole genome shotgun sequence contains the following coding sequences:
- the LOC105229111 gene encoding mitochondrial thiamine pyrophosphate carrier → MAPASSELRLPKPSDFEGSVHHTSAHDDYTSAQAQLNQIYAGAISGALTRTITQPFDVLKIRFQLQVEPLSKHKQGKYTSLWQASKLIYHEEGLRGLFKGHNAGQFMSVVYSVGQFWSYEQIRAIMRDSPFMSTHMNTMNFLAGGFAGCVATIFSIPFDVIRTRIVAQDPGQGYRSMFHAVPMIWRTEGIRGYFRGLQPTLVQIVPLVGFNFMFYKKFNEMLVRTPLARNELLPTWVLLCTGGAAGVASKAVVYPLDFVKKRLQVQGFEQHRTKFGRTQRCRGVFHCIELTMKDEGVRGFYKGMYPTLIKSGLMTAFYFTIYDRCKLILYHYYHLGEGRTPPAQS, encoded by the coding sequence ATGGCACCAGCCAGCTCCGAACTGCGCTTGCCAAAGCCATCCGACTTTGAGGGCAGCGTGCATCACACTTCCGCGCACGACGATTACACCTCAGCACAAGCACAACTGAATCAAATCTATGCTGGCGCAATATCGGGCGCTTTAACACGTACAATCACGCAGCCATTCGACGTCTTGAAGATACGTTTCCAGCTGCAGGTCGAACCGCTCTCCAAGCACAAACAAGGCAAGTACACCTCACTGTGGCAGGCCAGCAAATTGATCTATCACGAGGAGGGTTTGCGTGGTCTCTTCAAAGGACACAATGCTGGGCAATTTATGAGCGTCGTCTACAGCGTAGGACAATTTTGGTCGTACGAACAGATACGCGCCATAATGCGTGACTCACCCTTCATGTCGACGCATATGAACACGATGAACTTTTTAGCTGGCGGTTTTGCCGGTTGTGTGGCGACCATTTTCTCCATTCCCTTCGATGTGATACGCACACGCATCGTAGCACAAGATCCCGGACAGGGCTATCGCAGCATGTTCCACGCTGTGCCAATGATTTGGCGCACCGAAGGCATACGCGGCTATTTTCGCGGTCTACAGCCGACGCTGGTGCAGATTGTGCCATTGGTGGGCTTCAACTTTATGTTCTATAAGAAGTTCAACGAAATGCTGGTGCGCACACCGTTGGCGCGCAACGAATTGCTGCCCACCTGGGTGTTGCTATGCACCGGCGGTGCGGCTGGTGTCGCCTCCAAAGCGGTCGTCTATCCGCTAGACTTCGTTAAGAAGCGCTTGCAGGTGCAGGGCTTCGAACAGCATCGCACGAAATTCGGACGCACGCAGCGCTGTAGGGGCGTTTTCCATTGCATCGAATTGACGATGAAAGATGAAGGTGTACGCGGCTTCTACAAGGGCATGTATCCGACGCTGATCAAATCCGGTCTCATGACCGCCTTCTACTTCACCATCTATGACAGATGCAAATTGATACTCTACCACTACTATCACCTCGGTGAGGGACGCACTCCACCTGCCCAATCGTAA